One segment of Streptomyces sp. TG1A-8 DNA contains the following:
- a CDS encoding vitamin K epoxide reductase family protein — translation MSKTTVKDVSTEPGPERAAESARTLGGSRAFALLLVITGAAGLLAAWVITIDKFELLQAKVEGRTFTPGCSLNPVVSCGSVMESKQAAAFGFPNPMLGLVCYGIVVCVGMSLLARARFPRWYWLTFHLGTLFGVGFCTWLQFQSLYRINALCLWCSLAWVATITMFWYVTSFNVRNGLLPSPRPLKSFFGEFTWVLPVLHVGIIGMLVLTRWWDFWTS, via the coding sequence ATGAGCAAGACGACAGTCAAGGACGTCTCCACGGAGCCCGGTCCCGAGCGTGCCGCCGAGTCGGCCCGGACGCTGGGCGGCAGCCGCGCCTTCGCGCTGCTGCTGGTCATCACCGGCGCGGCCGGACTGCTCGCCGCCTGGGTCATCACGATCGACAAGTTCGAGCTGCTCCAGGCCAAGGTGGAGGGCAGGACGTTCACCCCCGGCTGCAGCCTCAACCCGGTCGTCTCCTGCGGCAGCGTCATGGAGAGCAAGCAGGCCGCCGCCTTCGGGTTCCCCAACCCGATGCTCGGCCTGGTCTGCTACGGCATCGTCGTCTGCGTCGGCATGAGCCTGCTGGCCCGCGCCCGCTTCCCGCGCTGGTACTGGCTGACCTTCCACCTCGGCACCCTCTTCGGCGTCGGCTTCTGCACCTGGCTGCAGTTCCAGTCCCTGTACCGGATCAACGCCCTGTGCCTGTGGTGCTCGCTGGCCTGGGTCGCCACGATCACCATGTTCTGGTACGTCACCTCGTTCAACGTCCGCAACGGCCTGCTGCCCTCCCCGCGCCCGCTCAAGTCCTTCTTCGGCGAGTTCACCTGGGTGCTGCCGGTCCTGCACGTCGGCATCATCGGCATGCTCGTCCTGACCCGCTGGTGGGACTTCTGGACCAGCTGA
- a CDS encoding replication-associated recombination protein A — translation MEPDLFTAAAEERQEKDPAASPLAVRMRPRTLDEVVGQQHLLSPGSPLRRLVGEGSGGPAGPSSVILWGPPGTGKTTLAYVVSKATDKRFVELSAITAGVKEVRAVIDGARRATGGFGKETVLFLDEIHRFSKAQQDSLLPAVENRWITLVAATTENPYFSVISPLLSRSLLLTLEPLTDDDVRALLRRALSDERGLKGAVTLPGETEEHLLRIAGGDARRALTALEAAAGAALDQGETVIGLQTLERTVDRAAVTYDRDGDQHYDVASALIKSIRGSDVDAALHYLARMIEAGEDPRFIARRLMISASEDIGLADPNALPVAVAAAQAVAMIGFPEAALTLSHATIALALAPKSNSATTAIGAALEDVRKGLTGPVPPHLRDGHYKGAAKLGHAQGYVYPHDLPEGIARQQYAPDALKDRAYYTPTRHGAEARYADAVEWTRRHLGRGRS, via the coding sequence GTGGAACCCGACCTCTTCACCGCCGCAGCCGAAGAACGCCAGGAGAAGGACCCGGCAGCCAGCCCCCTGGCGGTGCGGATGCGCCCGCGCACCCTCGACGAGGTCGTGGGCCAGCAGCACCTGCTGAGCCCCGGCTCCCCACTGCGCCGACTGGTCGGCGAGGGCTCCGGCGGCCCCGCCGGACCGTCCTCCGTGATCCTCTGGGGCCCGCCCGGCACCGGCAAGACGACCCTCGCCTACGTCGTCTCCAAGGCCACCGACAAGCGGTTCGTGGAGCTGTCCGCGATCACCGCGGGCGTCAAGGAGGTCCGCGCGGTCATCGACGGCGCCCGCCGCGCCACCGGCGGCTTCGGCAAGGAGACCGTCCTCTTCCTGGACGAGATCCACCGCTTCAGCAAGGCCCAGCAGGACTCCCTGCTCCCGGCGGTCGAGAACCGCTGGATCACCCTGGTCGCGGCGACCACGGAGAACCCGTACTTCTCCGTCATCTCCCCGCTGCTGTCCCGCTCCCTCCTGCTCACCCTCGAACCCCTCACCGACGACGACGTCCGCGCGCTGCTGCGGCGGGCGCTGAGCGACGAGCGGGGTCTCAAGGGCGCCGTCACCCTCCCCGGGGAGACCGAGGAGCACCTGCTGCGCATCGCCGGCGGCGACGCCCGGCGGGCGCTGACCGCCCTGGAGGCCGCCGCCGGAGCCGCCCTGGACCAGGGCGAGACCGTGATCGGCCTGCAGACGCTGGAGCGGACCGTCGACCGGGCCGCGGTGACCTACGACCGCGACGGCGACCAGCACTACGACGTCGCCAGCGCCCTGATCAAGTCCATCCGCGGCTCCGACGTCGACGCCGCCCTGCACTACCTGGCCCGCATGATCGAGGCCGGCGAGGACCCCCGGTTCATCGCCCGCCGCCTGATGATCTCCGCCAGTGAGGACATCGGCCTGGCCGACCCCAACGCGCTGCCCGTCGCCGTCGCCGCGGCCCAGGCCGTCGCCATGATCGGCTTCCCCGAGGCCGCCCTCACCCTCAGCCACGCCACCATCGCCCTCGCCCTCGCGCCCAAGTCCAACTCCGCGACCACCGCGATCGGCGCCGCCCTGGAGGACGTCCGCAAGGGCCTGACCGGGCCGGTCCCGCCGCACCTGCGCGACGGCCACTACAAGGGCGCGGCCAAGCTGGGCCACGCGCAGGGCTACGTGTACCCGCACGACCTGCCCGAGGGCATCGCCCGGCAGCAGTACGCGCCGGACGCCCTGAAGGACCGCGCGTACTACACCCCGACCCGGCACGGCGCTGAGGCGCGCTACGCGGACGCGGTGGAGTGGACGCGCAGACACCTCGGTCGTGGGCGCTCCTGA
- the rpsD gene encoding 30S ribosomal protein S4, with amino-acid sequence MANQSRPKVKKSRALGIALTPKAVKYFEARPYPPGEHGRGRKQNSDYKVRLLEKQRLRAQYDVSERQLVRAYERASKVQGKTGEALIIELERRLDALVLRSGIARTIYQARQMVVHGHIQVNGQKVDKPSFRVRPDDVVQVRDRSKDKTLFQIAREGGFAPDGETPRYLQVNLRALAFRLDREPNRKEIPVICDEQLVVEYYAR; translated from the coding sequence GTGGCGAACCAGTCCCGCCCCAAGGTCAAGAAGTCGCGTGCCCTCGGCATCGCGCTGACCCCGAAGGCCGTCAAGTACTTCGAGGCCCGCCCCTACCCGCCGGGTGAGCACGGCCGCGGCCGCAAGCAGAACTCGGACTACAAGGTCCGTCTGCTCGAGAAGCAGCGCCTGCGCGCGCAGTACGACGTGTCCGAGCGCCAGCTCGTCCGCGCCTACGAGCGTGCCTCCAAGGTCCAGGGCAAGACCGGTGAGGCCCTGATCATCGAGCTCGAGCGCCGCCTCGACGCGCTGGTCCTGCGTTCGGGCATCGCCCGCACGATCTACCAGGCCCGCCAGATGGTCGTCCACGGCCACATCCAGGTCAACGGCCAGAAGGTCGACAAGCCGTCCTTCCGTGTCCGCCCGGACGACGTCGTGCAGGTCCGCGACCGCTCCAAGGACAAGACGCTCTTCCAGATCGCCCGTGAGGGCGGCTTCGCCCCCGACGGCGAGACCCCGCGCTACCTGCAGGTGAACCTCAGGGCCCTGGCGTTCCGCCTGGACCGCGAGCCGAACCGCAAGGAGATCCCGGTGATCTGCGACGAGCAGCTCGTCGTCGAGTACTACGCCCGCTGA
- a CDS encoding DUF948 domain-containing protein: MRTVSGGEVAGILVAVFWAILVSFLAVALARLAQTLRATTKLVADVTDQAVPLLADASAAVRSAQTQIDRVDAIASDVQEVTSNASALSTTVASTFGGPLVKVAAFGYGVRRALGGRGQEASARAPRRTVIVGRTVPAARRGKRKKD; the protein is encoded by the coding sequence GTGCGCACAGTGTCCGGTGGAGAAGTGGCCGGGATCCTGGTGGCCGTCTTCTGGGCGATCCTGGTCTCCTTCCTCGCCGTCGCACTGGCGAGGCTGGCCCAGACGCTCAGGGCGACCACCAAGCTCGTGGCGGACGTGACCGACCAGGCCGTCCCGCTGCTGGCCGACGCCTCCGCGGCCGTGCGCTCGGCGCAGACCCAGATCGACCGGGTCGACGCGATCGCCTCCGACGTGCAGGAGGTCACGTCGAACGCCTCCGCGCTGTCGACCACCGTCGCCTCCACCTTCGGCGGTCCGCTGGTCAAGGTCGCGGCCTTCGGCTACGGCGTGCGCCGGGCGCTGGGCGGGCGCGGGCAGGAGGCGTCCGCGAGGGCGCCGAGGCGTACCGTGATCGTGGGTCGGACCGTCCCGGCGGCGCGGCGGGGCAAGCGGAAGAAGGACTAG